The genomic window TATCGGAATGGGACAGTCTCCCTGTTTTCTCTCTTGCTGGAGTAGAGGCTCCCGAGTTCTgggtgtaatgccggagaaactgagcaagatcgGGATTAGAGAGTATTCGGTGCAGAATGTCTTAAATGGAGAGATTCACTGGGACCCACGGATcctggttggtcccagggctgaaggagaccATCATCTCAAAGAATGCAGCCCTGAATATGGGATACTGCATTGTTTGCTGGGGTAGCCGACACtctgggaggtactggagaggctcctgatattctaatattATCAAGAGGGactaagtatagcctaaggtctaagctATAAggcctttatcccatcaaacctTGGGAGGGAAAGGtgataacctgaggcagagtaaccgAATGGGACATAACTGGGTCAGGacttaaaagagaactgtggcacccCAAAGGGAGGCTGTGGCCTTACACGGAAGCGGACCTGTTCCTCCCTCTGTTTTGTAGAGCTCTAGCCCCTTCCTAGAGAAACTTTCTCATTCATCTGGGTGTGCAGAGGCAAAAAATACTGCCTCAGGAGTCAGGCAGTCCAGACTCAAGTACttcctgtgtgatcttaggcaagtcacttaacttggaCCACCTTCATTTCTTCTACTGTTAGATGAAAATTTCACCTTCCTGCTAAAGCTTTTGTGAGGGTCaaaagagattatatttgaaaagtggcatacagtaggcattaAATTAATGCTTGTTTCCACTCCCCCCTCTAGACACATTTCCCCCAGCAGATTGCCTTCACTACCAACCCTTCTCTAATGTTCAGTCTCTATCTACTGATTTCTTCTCCAACGCCTAGAAATACTCCAAAGTTTCCCCCTTAAACTATTTAACTAaataagcaccttctatgtggcAGGTACAGCGctgagtgctgggaatacaataaaaggcaaaagacaattttactctcaaggagtttaagaTCTAAGGGGGTTGGGGGGGGACAATACAAATAAATGTACAAAGCAAACCACATCCTGGCTAAATGGGAAGCCGATCACAGAGGAAAGGCCCCGAACTTCACAGGAGCTGGGGCGGGTGTCCAGGAGGAGAGATGTTAGTTGGGAGCCAGGGAGCTCAGGAGGAACGGGGCCAGGCGGAGAGGATGCTGGGCCGGGGACGGAACAACCAGGAGGCTGGGGCTCTTTATTGAAGAGGGTGTGTTGGGCAGTGAAGGGTAAGAAGCCGGCAAAGGGGGGTGGGCGGCAGGGGCTGGCTATTAGAGACAACAGGATGTCACCAGCCGAATGGAAAACAGATTGGCAAGAGAAACACTGGGGGTGGCTCTGACCCCTCAGCAGCTACTGCCCTAGAGAAAGGGTGAGGTGAAGGGGAGCTGGGAGAGGCAGAGTGATGGGAGATAGGGCAGGGTCTGGGGCAGGGGCAGCGATGGGAGCTGGAGCTGGGGCAGGGGCAGTGATGGGAGCTGGGAGAGGCAGAGTGATGGGAGCTGGGACAGGGGAAGATCTTTGGATCACTgggtttctggtcagcataatCTAGGTCCTTGGTTTAGCGTCTCAAAGAGACAGGGAGCGGTAATCCAGTTTTTAGGCCACAAAGAGCTAGGTTGAAACAATACAAGAAGCTTTTCTCCCAATTCCAGCTACTGAATCACGTTTTCTCACAAGGCAGACAATGAACTAgctttataattaaattaaaaatcgaGCTAGGTCCAGAACTGAGTCACTGGATGGAATGAGTGGCTCACACTGGGCTGCCCTAATTTCACCACAAGCTGGGTAGGAGGGGGCAGGACTTAAAGGGAactttggacatattgaatttaaaatatctacCGCATCTCCCAGTTCTATATCTCTGAAGCACAACTGGAGAGGTGAGATTAGAGGTCAGTGGAGATATTGGGGTAGAAAAGtcagatttgagaatcatcagcctGAACATGGGAACTGATGACAATCATCAAGGGCAGTAATATAGAGGAAAAGGAATAGAGGACACAGGAGAGGACCCCAAGGAACACCTATGGATAGAGGGTGTGATCAGGAAGAGGAGCCAACAAAAGGGACAGAGAAGGAGGGGtcaaaaggaaaggggggaaaccAAAAGGGGGCAGagtcctgaaaacctagagagaagatcGAGTAGCAAGGCAGTGGACCCAGTGTCAAAAGCTGCAGTAGTTAAAgagaggggcagttaggtggcgcagtggatagagcatcagccctgaattcaggaggacccgagttcaaatctaatctcagacgcttaacacttcctagctgtgtgaccctgggcaagtcacttaaccccagcctcacccaaaaaaaaaaaaaaaaaaaagagaatgggggaggggagaaaggcaGTTGGATTTGGTAGCTAAGAGATCCCTTTGAATGGAGCAGTTCAGTGGAATAAGTCTAGCCACAAGGGattaagaagagaggagaggaagtggaggcaCCCAGTTATGAACAGCCTTGTCAAGTTTAGCTCCAAAGTGCAGAAGAAATGCTGGACGAGAATTAGCAGGGATGAAACAAGTGATGGGTTTTTTTCAGGAGAGGAGAGACATggcaaatagaaaatataaatataaatagaatatttataaatataatatataaaaataaatataaatataaatatgttggAGGAAATGGTTTGGAATGAGCTTAGTTGTGCTGTGGAGAAGGCCCCATCATCACTTGAGACTctggtggggggagagagagtggaagaaggCTCCTGCGGGAGAGGGGAGGTGAGAAAGCAGGAAGCTCTAGGTGAGTGGCCTTCCTGGAGCAGGCAAAGAATCCCCCGGATGGGAGAGCCAAGGCCCAAGCTTGTTTGGGTATAATTGGTGATATAAAAAGTGAAGCAATCGAGTCGACAGTGTAGACGTGAACTGGCTCGTCACGCTGGGGAGAAAATGGGAGTGGCTAGAGCAAGGGAGATGGCCTAGCAGGGTCAAGGGACTGGAGGTGCCGGTGATAGTGCAAGGCTAAGTCACGTAAAGAAAGGCAGAGTGAGAGGTGGACTCGGCCATTGAGTCACATGATTtcagagggggaagggaggcaggGGACCTCGAATAGCCTCCCCCCCCAAATGTCATGGCCGCCTTGGAGAACCGAGGACAAACCACCTATAGTGAGGGGGCTATCATCCTGCCGGGCACCCCCGCCGGCAAAATCCTTCACCCCAGACCTTCCTCGCCCCCATTGTCATCATTTTCTCTCCATCTGGGTGGGGTCAAGGGCTGCGGGCTGACACCGCCATTCTCGGCCCACGGGGAGAAGGGGGCGGCCTGGATGGAGGGGGGCGAGCCTATGCGCTCTCCCGCGGAGGAGGGAGCCCCCTGGTGCTCGGTCGAGGAGGAAATTTCCAAGCCGCTGCCTTCAGCCCCGGGAGGTTCGGAGGATGGGGTTGCCTAGCAACTCTTCTCGGCCAGGAGAACCTGAGACGGGCTGTTGCTTAGCAACCGCCAAGTCGTGCTCGCGCCGGAGAACGTTTCCCCGCCCGCCCCCGTGGGGGGGGGCCGAGGGAAGAGGCGTAGCCTAGCGACCGACCGTCTTCCGGGGAGAGAGAGATTCGCTAGTTTTGGAAGCATCGCGAGACAAGGCATTGCTGAGCGACCGCCGCCGGGACGGTCTTCTTCGGCGGGCACCCGCCCCGCTCAAACATGGCGACCGGAGAGTTATGCTGTCACCCAGCAACCGCCTGCGTGGGCGGCCGTACCTCCCAGCCATTGGCTCCCTGGGCCCAGCCTCCGCTTAGCCCGCCCCGCACCAACATGGCCGCCACGCCTGCGTCATCAGCGACGCGCCATGAGCGGCGCCGCCTCGTCGAGGGAGCGCTGAGGGCGGCCGCGGCTACCGGAGGCGGGGAGCGAGGCGGCGGGAGCGGAGGCAGCCGAGCGGGGCTCGGGATGGTGCCCGGGGCCGAGGGCCCGGCCCGCGCCGGGGGCCTCGTGGCCGACGTGGTCTTCGTCATCGAGGGCACGGCCAACCTGGGACCCTACTTCGAGGGGCTGCGGAAGCACTACTTGCTGCCTGCCATCGAGTGCGTGCGCGCGTGCGTGCGCGGCCCCGCCCGGCCACCTGGCCCCCTCCTCCCCGCGAGCCGGGCACCCCTGACCCTTGACCGTGAGCCCCCCCCTGCAGCCCCGGCTCCGCTGATTTCTTTTCTTGCTCCCCAGGTACTTCAATGGGGGCCCCCCAGCGGAGACCGACTTTGGAGGAGACGTGAGAAAGGGAccctgagggggaggggaggggaggccgACCTCGGGGTGGAGCCCGGGAAGGGTTGGTTGGGATTGGAGGCCGGAGAGGACGAGACCtcacccccccctccccctcctccatccCCCTTTTCTTGGTGGGGCCAAGGTGGGCGTGGGGCGGGGCTTGGTGtccctggggggggaggggaggggagagcagggggggggaagagaacacggggggggggggagcagggcgcctgggggggggagagagcACTGGGGGGGAGAGAGCACTGGGGGGAGGGAGCAGGGCacctgggggggggagagagagagagcactgggggggagggagcagagCAGGGCgcctgggggggagggagcactgggggggagggagcagagaaGGGCgcctgggggggggagagagcactgggggggagggagcagagCAGGGCgcctggggggggaaggaggggggggggtgggggtgggggggggagagcactggggggagggagcagggtgggggggggagggagcagagcagggcgcctgggggggggggagagcactgggggggagggagcagagCAGGGCGCCTGGGGGGGGAGAgcactggggggagggaggagggtggGGGGGCGAGGGGGGAGAGCACTGGGGGGGAGGGAGCAGGgcgcctgggggggggggagggagcaggGTGCCTGGGGAGGGagcagggcgggggggggggagagagcggggggggggggagggagcagagCAGGGCGCCTGGGGGGGGGAGAGCACTGGGGGGAGGGAGCAGGGTGGGGGGGCGAGGGGGGAGAGCACTGGGGGGGAGGGAGCAGGGcgtctgggggggggagggagcagggtgcctggggagggggagggagcagGGGGGGGAGCAGAGCAGGGCGCCTGGGGGGGGGAGAGCACTGGGGGGAGGGagcagggtgggggggggggagggagcagagCAGGGCgcctgggggggagggagcaggggggggagggagcagggtgcctggggagggggagggagcagggcgcctggggagggggagggagcagGGCAcctggggggggagagagagcactgggggggagggagcagagCAGGCgcctggggggggagggagcagggcgcctggggagggggagagagagcactgggggggagggagcagggcacctggggggggaagagagcgcactgggggggagggagcagggtgcctggggaggaggagggagcaggggggggaggggagagagcactggggggggagggagcagggcacctgggggggggagagagagcacTGGGGGGAGGGAGCAGAGCAGGGCgcctgggggggagggagcaGGGCTTGGGCAGCCCGCCTGGGTGAGGCGAGCATGGCACCCGCTGCCTCCGTGTCTGTCCACAGTACGGGGGCACCCAGTACAGCCTGGTCGTGTTTAACACTGTGGATTGCGCCCCCGAGTCCTACGTGCAGTGCCACGCGCCCACCAGCAGCGCCTACGAGTTTGTCACGTGGCTGGACGGCATCCAGTGAGTGGCGGGCCGGGGCCTGGGTGGGAGGGCGGCGGGGGGCCGGGCGGCCATTCTGGCTCCTCTTTCCGGCAGGTTCATGGGAGGGGGCGGCGAGAGCTGCAGCCTCATTGCCGAGGGCCTGAGCACGGCCCTGCAGCTCTTTGACGACTTCAAGAAGATGCGGGAGCAGATGTGAGTCGGGCTGGCTGGGCGTGGGGGGGGGCCTGGCTCCCCGGCTTTGCCCTGAACTGCTCCCCCCCTTAGCGGCCAGACCCACCGCGTCTGCCTCCTCATCTGCAACTCGCCCCCGTACCTGCTGCCGGCCGTGGAGAGCACCACGTACTCGGGCTACACCACGGAGAGCCTCGTGCAGAAGATCGGGGAGGTCAGCCTCGGGTCCCGCTGGGGGAGGGGCGGCCCGCCGCCCGCAGCCTCCTCCTGAAGGCTTCCTCTGCCCCGCAGCGCGGCATCCACTTCTCCATCGTGTCCCCCCGGAAGCTCCCAGCCCTGCGGCTCTTGTTCGAGAAGGCCGCGCCCCCCGCGATGCTGGAGACGCAGCCGGCAGACGTGAGCCAGGACCCGAGGCACATGGTGCTGGTGCGCGGCCTCGTGCTGCCCGGTGAGCCCCGAGGCCCGGGGAGAAGGGGGTTCTTTGCCTGGGCTGGCCCGCAGCGCCCCGCCGTGTGACCAGGGGCGCAGGATGAGTGGCGGGGGCTTGGGAGCAGAGCTGGGCTTGGCTGTGGCTcagcttgggggaggggggagttcGGGCCGGCCCGTAGCGTCCCAGGACCCACGCCCCTGACTCGCATCTTGCCCTTCCggcttttgtctctctctttcctcccccggCCTGCTGGGCCCCCCCAGTCGGTGGAGGCTCGGGCCCAGGCCCGCTCCAGCCCAAGCAGCCCGCCCCGCTGCCTCCAGCGCCGCCCCCCGGGGCCTCCCTCTCTGCAGCACCCCCCCAGCCACTGCCGCCCGTTTCCCAGCCCTACCAGGTACGGCTTCTCATCCCACCCACCCTTGCTTTGGGATCGGGGGGTCTGGAGAAAGGGGGAGCCTGGGGCTGGCAGTGGCCCCCAGGGCTGTTTGAACCCCTTCCAGGTGCCCGGTAACCTCAGTGCTGCCCAGGTGGCTGCTCAGAACGCCGTGGAGGCCGCTAAGAACCAGAAGGCAGGGCTGGGCCCCCGCTGTGAGTGTTTGTGGGGGGGCTCTATGGGCAGGGGAGGGGGCCGGGGGACCCTCGGCCCCAGGCTCTGCAGCTTGTCTTCTCTCCCGACAGTCTCGCCCATCAACCCTCTGCAGGCGGCAGCCCCGGGAGTGGGGCCCCCGTTCAGCCAGGCCCCGGCTGCCGCGCTGCCTCCCGGGCCCCCCGGGGCTCCCAAGCTGCCTCCGGCCTCGCAGTCCAGCCTGGGCGCAGCGGTCGCTCCCGGGCCTGGGTTGGCCCCTCCTGCCCAGCCCGGAGGGCCCTCCATGGTGAGCGCGACCCCGCTCCCCAGCAGCACCGGGTGCGGCCTCCTGTTGGCTCAGGGACCCCCTCCTCGACTCCTCCCCGCGGGGGCCGCCCCTCCTgcttctcagtctctctctctctcctgtggACAGGCCGGCGGCGTGGCCGCGACCGGAGTGAGCGGCCCCAACCCGGCGCAGCTGGGGGGCCCTCCGCTGGGGGCGGGGCAGCAGTCCGTGACCAACAAGGTTCTGGCGTGGAGTGGCGTGCTCGAGTGGCAGGAGGTAGGGGCCTAGGGCAGGGAAGAGGTGGGGGCGTGGCGGGCAAGGGAGGGCCCTGGTGACGCTCCCTCCCCCTCCAGAAGCCCAAGCCGGCCTCCGTGGACGCCAACACGAAGCTGACTCGGTCCCTGCCGTGCCAGGTCTACGTTAACCAGGGAGAGAACCTGTGAGTGGGGCGGGCGCCTCTGCCAAGCCTTGCGTTTTTGTTTCTTTAGAGAGCCTTGCTTGGAGCGCGGCAGCGCCGGCTCCCAGCCGGGGGCGCCAAGGCTCTCCATCTGCCCTTCTCTGCAGGAAGACGGAGCAGTGGCCCCAGAAGCTGATCATGCAGCTGATCCCGCAGCAGTTGCTGGTGAGACATGGGCCTGCCCCCCTTCGCCCCCCCCTTCATCCCTCCCCCAGGGCCTTGCCAGCCCCGGCGCCTGTCCTTGTCCTTTCTCCACAGACCACGCTGGGCCCCCTCTTCAGGAACTCGAGGATGGTGCAGTTCCACTTCACCAACAAGGACCTGGAGTCTCTCAAAGGCCTTTACCGGATCATGGGCAACGGCTTTGTGAGTAGGCCGGCCGCGGCGGGGGGGCCGGGATGTGGTGGGTGCCCGTGATGCCCTCCGGGGTACAGCGGGCAGGGCCACTGAgctccccgcccctcccccaggCGGGCTGCGTCCACTTCCACCACACGGCGCCCTGCGAGGTGCGCGTCCTCATGCTCCTGTACTCGTCCAAGAAGAAGATCTTCATGGGGCTCATCCCCAACGACCAGAGCGGCTTCGTCAACGGCATCCGCCAGGTCATCACCAACCACAAGCAGGTGCAGCAGCAGAAGCTGGAGCagttgcagcagcagcagccgccgcAGCCGCGAGGGGTGAGCGCGGGGGGCTCCGCCTGTGGGGGGGGTGGCGGGAGGCCAGGCGCTGATGCTTCTTCTCTCCCCACAGATGGGGGGACCCCAAGCCCCCCCCGGACTGGGCCCCCTTCTGGAGGAGCAGCAGCGGCCCCCCCAAAGCCTGGTGAGGCTGAGGGCAGGGTGGGGGTGGCCCCTAGACCCACCTTTCCAGCGTGGAATGGGGCTCCGTTGCCCCCCCTCATCTTTCTCCCATTCCCTCGCAGCTCCAGCTCCGCCAGCCACAGCCGCAACCCCCCGGCGGGGTAGGAGTCGGGGTGACCGGGACAGGTGGACAGCCTCAGCCGCCCCCAGGCCCTGCCCAGCCCCCCCCAGGGGGGCCCCCACCCGGAGCACCCCCTCCCGGGGCCCCCCCTCCCGGGTCTCTCCTGCGGCCCCAGAACCCCGGTGCCAACCCCCAGCTGCGGAGCCTCCTGCTGAACCCGCCGCCCCCGCCACCAGTGAGGGGGCACTAGAGGGGAACGGGGGGATGGGGAGGTCTGGGCCCAGGGCAGTGGTCCGGGGAATTTCTCAGGGCCTCCCGTCTCCTCCC from Sminthopsis crassicaudata isolate SCR6 chromosome 3, ASM4859323v1, whole genome shotgun sequence includes these protein-coding regions:
- the MED25 gene encoding mediator of RNA polymerase II transcription subunit 25 isoform X2, with the protein product MAATPASSATRHERRRLVEGALRAAAATGGGERGGGSGGSRAGLGMVPGAEGPARAGGLVADVVFVIEGTANLGPYFEGLRKHYLLPAIEYFNGGPPAETDFGGDYGGTQYSLVVFNTVDCAPESYVQCHAPTSSAYEFVTWLDGIQFMGGGGESCSLIAEGLSTALQLFDDFKKMREQIGQTHRVCLLICNSPPYLLPAVESTTYSGYTTESLVQKIGERGIHFSIVSPRKLPALRLLFEKAAPPAMLETQPADVSQDPRHMVLVRGLVLPVGGGSGPGPLQPKQPAPLPPAPPPGASLSAAPPQPLPPVSQPYQVPGNLSAAQVAAQNAVEAAKNQKAGLGPRFSPINPLQAAAPGVGPPFSQAPAAALPPGPPGAPKLPPASQSSLGAAVAPGPGLAPPAQPGGPSMAGGVAATGVSGPNPAQLGGPPLGAGQQSVTNKVLAWSGVLEWQEKPKPASVDANTKLTRSLPCQVYVNQGENLKTEQWPQKLIMQLIPQQLLTTLGPLFRNSRMVQFHFTNKDLESLKGLYRIMGNGFAGCVHFHHTAPCEVRVLMLLYSSKKKIFMGLIPNDQSGFVNGIRQVITNHKQVQQQKLEQLQQQQPPQPRGLQLRQPQPQPPGGVGVGVTGTGGQPQPPPGPAQPPPGGPPPGAPPPGAPPPGSLLRPQNPGANPQLRSLLLNPPPPPPPQAGGPPQASLHHLQPPGAPTLLPPPHQGLGQPPLGPPLLHAPPAQPWPGQLPPRAPLPGQMLLSGGPRGPVPQPGLQPPSVMEEDILMDLI
- the MED25 gene encoding mediator of RNA polymerase II transcription subunit 25 isoform X1, whose amino-acid sequence is MVPGAEGPARAGGLVADVVFVIEGTANLGPYFEGLRKHYLLPAIEYFNGGPPAETDFGGDYGGTQYSLVVFNTVDCAPESYVQCHAPTSSAYEFVTWLDGIQFMGGGGESCSLIAEGLSTALQLFDDFKKMREQIGQTHRVCLLICNSPPYLLPAVESTTYSGYTTESLVQKIGERGIHFSIVSPRKLPALRLLFEKAAPPAMLETQPADVSQDPRHMVLVRGLVLPVGGGSGPGPLQPKQPAPLPPAPPPGASLSAAPPQPLPPVSQPYQVPGNLSAAQVAAQNAVEAAKNQKAGLGPRFSPINPLQAAAPGVGPPFSQAPAAALPPGPPGAPKLPPASQSSLGAAVAPGPGLAPPAQPGGPSMAGGVAATGVSGPNPAQLGGPPLGAGQQSVTNKVLAWSGVLEWQEKPKPASVDANTKLTRSLPCQVYVNQGENLKTEQWPQKLIMQLIPQQLLTTLGPLFRNSRMVQFHFTNKDLESLKGLYRIMGNGFAGCVHFHHTAPCEVRVLMLLYSSKKKIFMGLIPNDQSGFVNGIRQVITNHKQVQQQKLEQLQQQQPPQPRGMGGPQAPPGLGPLLEEQQRPPQSLLQLRQPQPQPPGGVGVGVTGTGGQPQPPPGPAQPPPGGPPPGAPPPGAPPPGSLLRPQNPGANPQLRSLLLNPPPPPPPQAGGPPQASLHHLQPPGAPTLLPPPHQGLGQPPLGPPLLHAPPAQPWPGQLPPRAPLPGQMLLSGGPRGPVPQPGLQPPSVMEEDILMDLI